One part of the Candidatus Neomarinimicrobiota bacterium genome encodes these proteins:
- a CDS encoding TonB-dependent receptor, whose translation MRVRRLFLIIFIFFVVGQILNAQSGKIEGFTKDNNGNPIPYVNVILEGTYMGAASDENGYYAILNVPPGVYDITASMIGYKKVTKIGVQVNIDQVTRVNFELEKEVIKGEEVIVVAKRDILHKEVSGSQIVVTSEQVDLTSNVRTVNDFLGNQAGVTNARYLSIRGGSPDQTGLLVNGISLVNPRINKAESDIPLSAIEQISLQSGGYSAKYGNFRSGIVQITTKTGSEDRYNISFNFSRNLPHMKRFGKSLYDPTNFGLFTYTDPLISFIGSNKLENWLLYTKGDTAEAEYLRDLYSSTQFAGWNTMANRYNRRIKDPEDQVTPLDLYLWSAWMHMTVPDFEKLEELHGDEIYNEFSEDEWENIKKKIKEHAHEPEGSHADWDLDFGIGGPIPLIGKYLGNATFYLANKTTNFNYVQPVYLDAERRSVTLLNIKSQLSKNLILKLNGAYRKVIGTQQSMPTGGDVPDLYSGGDFMPVDNLQIFIEEPYSGADDTYYWHPTFWQPKYQDMYVIGFSLNRIISSRAYWMLTASYTHVWDHYTPKENRDRSWKVSFGPIHLNEMPYGILFHLPDKVWTPDSSDYYVHDEFEAPFGVPRRFNSKVGEFYENSVTQQVSVRFDYGNQINMYNQIETGWEINYYDIKNDNWKWWRNHDTLYELRDRRYPWQLGAYIQDRISYKGIEANIGIRFDYYNSGGGLWPTGDPYSLAFDQLKNQADWYNRDTLFTLLSQGVPVIWSFWKEFDKEHGGNLLQKTKNYYAISPRIGISFPVTERSKFYFNYGHFRSMLPFSQQYMYKQRFEKHGLYSLGNPNLEPARTISYELGVAYNLKDMYLIEISTYYKDVTGEANTITYLDESGVIDYRTYVNNRWETDQGLELRISKNYGKYFTGWLNLWFIIDKHGIVGRHTVYEEESRNLDPQSLYADDVNQPQTLPRFTTNISFHTPIEWGPNILSLHPFGGWVWSTRFDWRKGARFTYNPVSEQWLVNNLKWPDYYMVDMKFSKTFKLFGAKAQFYVDVNNVFNIKVTTIRDRLAFYDDIDWENYMKSLHLPEYNRKSFLDAGFIPGNDKIGDLRSEEKPYINDPARVNEFMYTNPRDIWIGIKIEL comes from the coding sequence ATGAGAGTACGGAGGTTATTTCTAATTATTTTTATTTTTTTTGTTGTAGGACAAATATTAAATGCTCAATCAGGAAAAATTGAAGGTTTTACTAAAGATAATAATGGGAATCCCATTCCATATGTAAATGTTATTCTGGAAGGTACTTATATGGGTGCTGCGTCTGATGAAAACGGATACTATGCTATATTAAATGTACCGCCTGGGGTTTATGATATTACTGCTTCTATGATTGGTTATAAGAAAGTTACAAAGATAGGCGTACAAGTCAATATTGATCAGGTAACAAGAGTTAATTTCGAATTGGAGAAAGAGGTAATTAAGGGAGAAGAAGTTATTGTAGTTGCTAAGAGGGACATTCTACACAAGGAAGTATCTGGAAGTCAAATAGTAGTAACTTCAGAGCAGGTAGATTTAACTTCAAACGTACGCACCGTAAATGATTTTTTAGGGAATCAGGCTGGTGTAACAAACGCCAGATACTTGTCTATAAGAGGAGGGAGTCCAGATCAAACAGGCCTTTTAGTTAATGGTATTTCACTTGTTAACCCACGAATAAATAAGGCGGAGTCTGATATACCCCTTAGTGCTATTGAACAGATATCGTTGCAGAGTGGAGGATATAGTGCTAAATATGGGAATTTTAGATCTGGTATCGTTCAAATTACAACCAAGACAGGAAGTGAAGACAGATATAATATATCCTTTAATTTTTCAAGAAATTTACCTCATATGAAAAGATTTGGTAAATCCTTATACGATCCAACTAATTTTGGGTTATTTACATATACAGATCCATTGATATCGTTTATAGGAAGTAATAAATTGGAAAATTGGCTTTTATACACAAAAGGTGATACAGCGGAGGCAGAATATCTAAGGGACCTATATTCATCAACACAGTTCGCAGGGTGGAATACAATGGCTAATAGATATAATCGAAGAATAAAAGACCCTGAGGACCAGGTAACTCCGTTGGATTTGTATTTGTGGTCTGCGTGGATGCATATGACTGTACCTGATTTTGAGAAATTAGAAGAGCTACATGGTGACGAGATATATAATGAATTTAGTGAAGATGAGTGGGAAAATATAAAGAAGAAAATAAAGGAGCATGCTCACGAACCGGAAGGGAGTCATGCCGATTGGGATCTGGATTTTGGTATTGGTGGACCGATACCTCTGATCGGAAAATATCTTGGTAATGCGACATTTTATTTGGCAAATAAGACAACCAATTTCAATTACGTTCAACCTGTATATCTGGATGCTGAGCGTAGATCTGTTACTCTATTGAATATAAAATCACAACTATCGAAAAATTTAATTTTGAAGCTAAATGGTGCGTACAGAAAAGTTATTGGTACACAGCAGAGTATGCCGACAGGTGGTGATGTCCCTGATTTATATTCCGGGGGTGATTTTATGCCTGTAGATAACCTTCAAATTTTTATTGAAGAGCCATACAGTGGTGCTGATGATACATATTATTGGCATCCAACCTTTTGGCAGCCAAAGTATCAAGATATGTATGTTATTGGATTTAGTTTGAATAGAATCATATCATCAAGAGCATACTGGATGCTGACTGCTTCTTATACTCATGTATGGGATCATTATACACCCAAAGAGAACAGGGATCGTTCATGGAAAGTGAGTTTTGGACCTATACATTTGAATGAAATGCCCTACGGAATATTATTTCATTTACCTGATAAAGTATGGACTCCTGATTCCTCTGACTATTATGTACATGATGAATTTGAGGCGCCATTTGGTGTCCCAAGAAGATTTAACTCCAAAGTTGGCGAATTTTATGAAAATTCGGTTACGCAGCAGGTTAGTGTAAGATTTGATTATGGAAATCAAATCAATATGTATAATCAAATAGAAACCGGCTGGGAGATTAATTATTATGATATTAAAAATGACAACTGGAAGTGGTGGAGAAATCACGATACTCTATATGAGTTAAGAGATAGAAGATATCCATGGCAGTTAGGAGCATATATTCAGGATAGAATTTCATATAAGGGCATAGAGGCAAATATTGGTATTAGGTTTGATTATTATAACTCAGGTGGTGGCTTATGGCCAACTGGAGACCCATATTCGCTTGCATTTGATCAACTCAAAAACCAGGCAGATTGGTACAATAGAGATACATTATTTACACTTTTATCTCAGGGAGTACCAGTTATATGGTCATTCTGGAAAGAATTTGATAAAGAGCATGGTGGGAATCTACTTCAAAAAACAAAGAATTATTATGCTATAAGTCCAAGGATAGGTATATCATTTCCAGTAACAGAGAGGTCAAAATTTTATTTTAATTATGGACACTTTAGATCGATGTTACCTTTTTCTCAACAATATATGTATAAACAGAGATTTGAAAAGCATGGTTTATATAGTTTAGGTAATCCTAATCTTGAGCCGGCTAGAACAATCTCCTATGAGCTGGGAGTTGCATATAATTTGAAGGATATGTATCTTATAGAAATTAGTACCTATTACAAGGATGTAACTGGAGAGGCTAATACTATTACTTATTTAGATGAATCTGGTGTAATAGATTATAGAACTTATGTAAATAATAGATGGGAAACTGATCAGGGATTGGAATTAAGGATTAGTAAAAATTATGGTAAGTACTTCACAGGTTGGTTGAATCTATGGTTTATAATTGATAAACACGGGATAGTTGGTAGGCATACTGTATATGAAGAGGAATCTAGAAATCTTGACCCTCAATCTCTTTATGCTGATGATGTTAATCAGCCACAGACATTACCCAGATTTACGACTAATATATCTTTTCATACACCTATTGAATGGGGTCCAAATATATTATCACTACATCCGTTTGGTGGATGGGTATGGAGTACGAGATTTGATTGGAGAAAAGGAGCAAGATTTACATATAACCCTGTCAGTGAACAATGGCTTGTTAATAACCTCAAATGGCCAGATTATTATATGGTTGATATGAAGTTTTCAAAGACATTTAAGTTATTTGGAGCAAAGGCGCAGTTTTATGTAGATGTTAACAATGTTTTTAATATAAAAGTGACGACAATTCGGGATAGATTGGCGTTTTATGATGATATTGACTGGGAAAATTATATGAAGTCTTTGCACTTACCTGAGTATAACAGAAAGAGTTTTCTTGATGCAGGATTTATACCCGGAAATGATAAAATAGGCGATTTAAGGTCTGAGGAAAAGCCATATATAAATGACCCAGCTCGAGTCAATGAATTTATGTATACAAATCCAAGAGACATTTGGATTGGGATAAAGATTGAATTATAA
- a CDS encoding DUF5123 domain-containing protein, producing the protein MRKVASLPILLLAMFFVTNVSLGGWLVYDASILPTDDYSILPDSSKFSESNVKGSGFSYDVVDDPEISGNKYLRILSPNIEGESANSGMFKVSISDSITDGITIIARVKAADVSTYKDVLDIDFRINPLREKLMIEGEANRLKLDMTDSVATPDGFDVAEWHVYRVTMEKLNKDSALVKVYLDEDPTPVMTALTQSTTSDNYIRFGDGSSGDSYGAFVDWFIFDLTGAYGPDEAPVLLCLENYGTYQNGEYSVVPGDGTLQNAIKAAISGDVLLLTGGAEYTGSGSVVIDKKLTIKPEAGATERPIVKFDFVIGQDMDLLMEGIEIDKANSYWVFNCTKNATFKNLKLYDCYVHDFGRSFIDGRETMVGDSVIVDGCIVASNIYNRKKYPAINFGKTDIKYLQITNSTFYRLDAGLIYLGTNTDRKVVIDHVTVDRFNDGGPRVFLYDTSATAQWTITNSIFSNTINAYDDLMHFKSDVSVTMTNVALWNIDNEDFTDFDVISDTTTLINPYYSDPANLNFTLPRISSLLVFADDGGAIGDSRWVPGDEPVAFIVPPDTAAIDTAVKAAVSGDVLMLVGGAKYPENQTITLNKELVITAAPGSEEMPVIELLGSSFVIGEGMDFTIKGVEIDGKGTAPWIFNCSKNVTFKNLKILDCYVHDHMRSFIDGRETMTGDSIIIDRVFHKSNWHGGKKIAVINLTKTDFKYLQITNSTFADLDAGLVLCEASGDRDVVIDHITLNRFNVGGPRMLAEDINSTTSTWTITNSIFANAINYLDSNLASFSDNVNVTLTNCAFWNMGEEDFLDFDVISDTITIDPGFKDPDNFDFTLGRLSPLATFGTDGMPIGDPRWAPVVTAMTYVVPPGEGTLQEALENAVDGDTILLVGGGEYTGSSAGVRNKLVIMPQSGSSERPVIKFELKMKTGMDLTLIGLEFNGDSTVSYTLGMDDEDLIFHNIKMFDCYVHDYARCMIRADRSGRVIKGDSVIVDNLIFHDNWFQTKKYAVFNFKYCDLKYLKVTNSTFANIDAYVVRFETDGRREVLLDHLTINKFNIGQGKYLFQDTETDTGGSQWTITNCIFANNMDTTGAQVFRFEDNVSAQMKNTCIWNLGNEVWTNITAQDTIRMDPAFYKPDLLDFTLPISSPLLTAGTDDKPIGDPRWIIPERPSANVMVAHWKFDEIKGSKSAKDEVGESNGALVNMTGQERIDGVVGRAIDFSMAEGDSAHVLVQSNPNIDFGDNMSFTISLLVKADPLTNTDEMFMVFKGATKFDPSQGWEGRWYAVAFKNGELRFAIDDDRKKTQLGVPLSGLFQPDWWHHIVAVRNRNEDSLKLYLNGKLIGSILDETEYDIASPDLPLYIGNNYGKHNKLIGAIDDIRMYSYALSPDEIEQLYQSYDLEAINGNGNVAYEFRLEQNYPNPFNPTTRINFSIDKPDRVRLEVYNVLGQRVATLVNRDMKPGEYSVIFDASRLASGVYFCKLTSGKKVMIKKMMLLK; encoded by the coding sequence ATGAGAAAAGTTGCTTCATTGCCAATCTTATTGTTAGCAATGTTTTTTGTTACAAACGTTTCTTTAGGCGGTTGGCTGGTTTATGATGCAAGTATCCTGCCTACCGATGACTATAGCATTTTACCAGATTCTTCTAAATTTAGCGAAAGTAATGTGAAAGGTTCAGGTTTTTCCTACGACGTGGTAGATGATCCAGAAATATCAGGGAATAAGTATTTGAGGATATTATCTCCCAATATTGAAGGGGAGTCAGCTAATTCAGGAATGTTTAAAGTGAGTATTTCTGATTCTATTACAGATGGAATAACTATTATCGCAAGAGTTAAAGCTGCCGATGTTTCCACATACAAAGATGTTTTAGATATTGATTTCCGTATTAATCCTTTGAGGGAAAAATTAATGATTGAGGGAGAGGCGAACAGGTTGAAATTGGATATGACAGACTCTGTTGCGACGCCGGATGGTTTTGATGTTGCAGAATGGCATGTTTATAGAGTTACTATGGAGAAATTGAATAAGGATAGTGCGCTGGTGAAAGTTTATCTGGATGAGGATCCTACTCCTGTTATGACAGCACTTACGCAATCTACCACTTCAGACAATTATATTAGGTTCGGGGATGGTAGTAGCGGAGATTCATATGGAGCTTTCGTTGATTGGTTCATTTTCGATCTAACTGGTGCATATGGTCCTGATGAAGCACCGGTACTATTATGTCTCGAAAACTATGGTACCTATCAGAATGGAGAGTATAGCGTAGTTCCCGGTGATGGGACTTTGCAAAATGCAATTAAAGCTGCGATAAGTGGTGACGTCTTGTTATTAACTGGTGGAGCAGAATACACCGGTTCCGGTAGTGTAGTAATAGATAAAAAGCTAACCATTAAGCCTGAAGCTGGTGCGACGGAGAGACCAATTGTCAAGTTTGACTTCGTAATCGGTCAAGATATGGATTTATTAATGGAAGGAATTGAAATTGATAAAGCCAACAGCTACTGGGTATTTAATTGTACAAAGAATGCTACATTTAAGAATCTGAAATTATATGACTGCTATGTGCATGATTTTGGTAGATCGTTTATTGATGGTAGAGAGACTATGGTTGGAGATTCTGTTATAGTTGATGGGTGTATAGTTGCCAGCAATATATACAATCGAAAGAAATATCCTGCAATAAATTTTGGTAAGACAGATATAAAATATCTACAAATCACCAATTCTACTTTTTATAGATTGGATGCTGGATTGATTTATCTTGGTACGAATACTGATAGGAAGGTTGTAATCGATCATGTTACAGTAGATAGATTCAATGATGGTGGTCCGAGGGTTTTCTTATATGACACGAGCGCTACAGCTCAATGGACTATAACTAATTCAATATTCAGTAATACTATAAATGCATATGATGATCTTATGCATTTTAAGAGTGATGTAAGCGTAACTATGACTAATGTGGCACTATGGAATATAGACAATGAAGATTTCACTGACTTTGATGTCATATCAGATACAACTACATTAATAAATCCATATTATTCTGATCCTGCTAATTTAAATTTTACTCTTCCAAGGATAAGTAGCCTGCTTGTATTTGCTGATGATGGTGGAGCTATCGGTGATTCGAGATGGGTACCAGGTGATGAGCCAGTTGCTTTTATCGTACCTCCAGATACAGCAGCTATAGATACCGCAGTAAAAGCTGCAGTTTCTGGCGACGTGTTGATGTTAGTTGGAGGTGCTAAATATCCAGAAAATCAAACCATTACATTGAATAAAGAATTAGTGATAACGGCTGCTCCTGGATCCGAAGAAATGCCGGTTATTGAGCTTTTAGGAAGTTCCTTTGTGATCGGTGAAGGTATGGATTTTACTATAAAAGGTGTTGAGATTGATGGAAAGGGTACTGCCCCATGGATTTTTAATTGTTCCAAAAATGTTACATTTAAGAACCTGAAAATATTAGACTGTTATGTACATGACCATATGAGGTCTTTTATAGATGGTCGAGAGACCATGACAGGTGACTCTATTATAATTGACAGGGTATTTCATAAATCAAATTGGCATGGAGGAAAGAAAATTGCAGTAATTAACTTAACAAAAACCGATTTTAAATATTTACAAATTACAAATTCCACCTTCGCGGATCTTGATGCCGGTTTAGTTTTATGTGAAGCATCGGGAGATAGAGATGTGGTAATTGATCATATAACACTCAATAGATTTAATGTTGGTGGTCCAAGAATGCTGGCTGAGGATATAAATTCCACTACAAGTACATGGACTATAACTAATTCTATCTTTGCAAATGCAATTAATTATCTTGACTCCAATTTAGCCAGTTTTTCCGATAATGTGAATGTTACATTAACCAATTGTGCTTTCTGGAATATGGGTGAAGAAGATTTCTTGGATTTTGATGTAATTTCTGATACTATTACAATTGATCCGGGATTCAAAGATCCTGACAATTTTGACTTTACGCTTGGTAGATTGAGCCCACTTGCGACATTCGGGACTGATGGTATGCCAATTGGAGATCCAAGATGGGCACCTGTAGTAACGGCTATGACCTATGTTGTCCCACCTGGGGAAGGGACACTTCAGGAAGCACTGGAAAATGCCGTTGATGGAGATACAATATTACTTGTTGGTGGTGGAGAATATACCGGTAGCTCTGCAGGTGTAAGAAATAAACTCGTCATAATGCCTCAATCTGGTTCGAGCGAGAGACCGGTGATAAAATTTGAATTAAAAATGAAGACAGGTATGGATCTTACTCTTATTGGATTAGAGTTTAATGGAGATTCAACGGTCTCATATACGCTTGGTATGGACGATGAAGATCTTATATTTCATAATATTAAAATGTTCGACTGTTATGTGCATGATTATGCAAGATGTATGATAAGAGCGGATAGAAGTGGTAGAGTAATAAAGGGTGATTCTGTAATTGTCGATAACTTAATTTTCCATGATAACTGGTTCCAGACAAAGAAGTATGCTGTATTTAATTTTAAATACTGTGATTTAAAATATCTGAAAGTTACCAATTCAACTTTTGCAAATATCGATGCTTATGTTGTACGATTTGAGACTGATGGTAGAAGGGAAGTGTTACTTGATCATCTGACTATAAATAAGTTCAATATTGGACAAGGAAAGTACCTGTTTCAGGATACAGAAACCGATACCGGTGGTAGTCAGTGGACAATAACCAACTGTATATTTGCAAATAATATGGATACAACCGGTGCTCAGGTATTCAGATTTGAAGATAATGTTTCTGCACAGATGAAGAATACCTGTATATGGAATCTTGGAAACGAAGTATGGACAAACATAACTGCGCAGGATACAATAAGGATGGATCCAGCTTTTTATAAGCCTGATTTACTGGATTTTACTCTTCCAATATCGTCACCTTTGCTCACAGCTGGTACCGATGATAAACCTATAGGAGATCCTAGATGGATAATACCTGAGAGACCATCAGCAAATGTTATGGTAGCCCACTGGAAGTTTGATGAGATTAAGGGAAGTAAATCAGCAAAAGATGAAGTCGGTGAGTCAAACGGTGCCCTGGTAAATATGACAGGGCAGGAGAGAATAGATGGTGTAGTAGGTAGAGCTATAGATTTTAGCATGGCAGAGGGCGATAGTGCTCATGTTTTGGTACAGAGTAATCCAAATATAGATTTCGGTGATAATATGAGTTTTACAATTTCGCTTCTAGTAAAAGCTGATCCACTTACAAATACCGATGAAATGTTTATGGTATTCAAAGGTGCAACAAAGTTTGACCCATCTCAGGGTTGGGAAGGCAGATGGTATGCTGTTGCATTTAAGAATGGTGAACTGAGATTTGCAATTGACGATGACAGAAAGAAGACTCAATTAGGAGTGCCTCTCTCAGGGCTTTTCCAACCTGATTGGTGGCATCACATAGTGGCAGTGAGAAATCGTAATGAAGATTCATTAAAGCTGTATTTAAATGGAAAACTTATCGGTTCGATACTGGATGAAACTGAATATGATATAGCTTCCCCTGATTTGCCATTGTATATAGGTAACAATTATGGAAAGCATAATAAACTGATTGGTGCAATCGATGATATAAGAATGTACAGTTATGCTTTATCACCCGACGAAATAGAACAACTTTACCAGTCATATGATCTTGAGGCAATTAATGGGAATGGTAATGTTGCCTACGAATTCAGGCTTGAGCAGAACTATCCGAATCCATTCAATCCAACCACAAGGATCAATTTCTCAATTGATAAACCTGATAGGGTAAGATTAGAGGTTTATAATGTTCTTGGACAAAGAGTTGCTACACTTGTAAACAGAGATATGAAACCGGGTGAATACAGTGTAATATTTGATGCATCGAGGTTAGCTTCAGGTGTATATTTCTGCAAATTGACATCAGGAAAAAAAGTTATGATTAAGAAGATGATGTTACTGAAGTAA
- a CDS encoding response regulator transcription factor has product MEKLKALIIDDEWLIRHELRLLLEEYTEIEVVGEADNVDDGLKVISETDPDVIFLDIKMPQKNGFELVERIDSKYKIVFITAYDQYAVKAFEINALDYLLKPINKQRLKVTIDRIKKDHVSTSEPASHKFDYNDYIYLLVGGSRKFIRVSNIKCIEAQGNYSYVYYGEGNKDIVTKTLKDWERILPSKYFARIHRSVLVNINYIEDVRKCNNQSRNVFIKGLSAPFKMSRRYASKLKKLFIV; this is encoded by the coding sequence ATGGAAAAGTTAAAAGCATTAATTATTGATGATGAATGGTTAATTCGTCATGAATTGCGATTACTTCTTGAAGAATATACAGAAATTGAGGTTGTTGGTGAGGCTGATAATGTTGATGATGGATTAAAAGTGATTTCAGAAACTGATCCAGACGTTATCTTCCTTGATATAAAAATGCCTCAGAAAAATGGATTTGAACTTGTAGAAAGAATAGATTCGAAATATAAAATAGTTTTTATAACTGCATATGACCAATACGCTGTGAAAGCTTTTGAGATTAATGCCCTTGATTATCTTTTAAAGCCAATAAATAAGCAAAGACTTAAGGTTACGATAGATAGAATAAAAAAAGATCATGTTTCTACCTCTGAGCCTGCTTCCCATAAATTTGATTATAATGATTATATTTATCTTTTGGTTGGTGGAAGTAGAAAGTTTATAAGAGTTTCTAATATCAAATGTATAGAAGCACAGGGGAACTACTCATATGTATACTACGGAGAGGGTAATAAAGATATTGTCACAAAGACATTAAAAGATTGGGAGAGAATTCTACCTTCAAAATATTTTGCTAGAATACATAGGTCCGTACTTGTCAATATAAACTACATCGAAGATGTCAGAAAATGTAATAATCAAAGTAGGAATGTATTTATTAAAGGCCTAAGCGCTCCATTCAAAATGAGTAGAAGATATGCATCCAAATTGAAAAAATTATTTATTGTTTAA
- a CDS encoding GntR family transcriptional regulator — MAIDFTNPEPLYKQVAEDIRSKIARGELKEGDQLEPQEILAQKYGVSMITIKKAIGDLSNEGLLLTRAGKGTFVSRKSRGVDFAKHKTIGIVLRDFNSPYFSLIMQAVEEKASSMGINVLLSSSSNRAEKEESMINHYLEIGVGGLIIASMARIYHATPIIRKLHDEGFPYIMVSYIDDEDIYFVGTDNEEGGYLAGVHLAKLGYRKIGYINGEVGNVVGEKRKKGFVKALEEFGIEFDSKFEFHLRLRGEWNDYQSGYEIGEYFIGLSEKPEAMFVYNDLSALGFQRALIERGIRVPEDVAIVGFDDIKRGVVAPVPLTTIHQPTDKIGEKAFEILLMRMDGKEVPVRTILSPYVVVRESCGANLKSS, encoded by the coding sequence ATGGCAATTGACTTTACAAACCCAGAACCTCTTTATAAACAAGTAGCAGAAGATATTAGATCAAAAATTGCCCGAGGTGAATTAAAGGAAGGTGATCAACTGGAACCACAGGAGATACTAGCCCAGAAATATGGCGTTAGTATGATTACAATTAAAAAGGCTATAGGTGATCTTTCAAATGAGGGATTACTGTTGACTAGGGCTGGTAAAGGTACTTTTGTTTCAAGAAAGTCGAGAGGAGTAGACTTTGCAAAACATAAGACAATTGGTATTGTTTTGAGGGATTTTAATAGTCCTTACTTTTCGCTAATTATGCAGGCTGTGGAAGAAAAGGCGTCGAGTATGGGCATAAATGTATTGCTTTCCAGCTCATCAAACCGCGCAGAGAAAGAAGAATCGATGATCAATCACTATCTGGAAATTGGTGTAGGTGGATTGATAATTGCTTCTATGGCACGGATTTATCATGCGACTCCCATAATAAGGAAGTTACACGATGAGGGTTTCCCGTATATTATGGTCTCATATATTGATGATGAGGACATCTATTTTGTAGGAACTGATAATGAGGAAGGGGGATATCTTGCTGGTGTCCATCTTGCCAAGCTTGGGTACAGGAAAATCGGGTATATAAATGGCGAAGTTGGTAATGTCGTTGGGGAAAAGAGAAAGAAAGGCTTTGTAAAGGCTCTTGAAGAATTTGGAATTGAGTTCGACTCTAAATTTGAATTTCACTTACGACTTAGAGGGGAATGGAATGATTATCAGAGTGGTTATGAAATAGGAGAGTATTTTATTGGACTGAGTGAGAAACCTGAAGCTATGTTCGTTTATAATGATCTTTCGGCTTTGGGTTTTCAGAGGGCGTTAATAGAGAGGGGAATCAGAGTACCTGAGGATGTTGCAATAGTTGGCTTTGATGACATTAAAAGGGGAGTGGTAGCTCCTGTACCTCTTACAACTATTCATCAGCCTACGGATAAAATCGGTGAGAAGGCTTTTGAAATATTATTGATGAGGATGGATGGGAAAGAAGTCCCTGTCAGAACTATATTAAGTCCTTATGTTGTTGTCCGTGAAAGTTGCGGTGCAAATTTGAAATCAAGCTGA